A part of Fusarium oxysporum Fo47 chromosome III, complete sequence genomic DNA contains:
- a CDS encoding Spc98 family-domain-containing protein, translated as MAFAARLGALTGELVEAVTSSSTETNPRFKAQRDAALQRLKSHPYLRTNQFEVEHQLDGLEERFRVNGRDALADALVERREQLRQIHSNFHPEVLYLILELSDQPTYYSKLSDLDALKTGPSDSELELRWEDIAKEDGWEDDASMWKTIKYTDSSDDELYEDDSKSESEASTDLSEVPLGRTAEDLIVNPEDMTKLHEIRGAQGWRTEKPTDASGHARKVPVTEFQIVREVLFMLQGLDTTLFGPNGTVNPAFQMAHLKWDTHKALLSYFSEAGRQLGILRDFVSKSQRASHIQVLQDTVAKRLDDLDRKSTGIESRLVAPENNVLVSLLSIKGELATSLEPLYSLSNIIAQIQNVPNQGTFRYLELLFDDASMAQLSGKLDVYEFLARIFVECFNVYLRPIRLWMEEGKLIPGDKIFFVSQAPSQVSPSKIWREQFRLRRTADGKLHAPSFLQPAAAKIFNAGKNIVILKRLGRWISSGSEWTIQEPPLHYDTLCPEGLELAPFSELFDAAFDAWIQTKYNTSSTTLRNTLFEECGLWSALDAMERLYFMSDGAATEAWTSSLFGKLDALDPNWNNRYSLTSVAQEAFTTLVDMTRISICISPTGLKVPLLKARDSVKSVLPSTKVNYRVAWPIRMILSEDSNTQYDAIFTLLLQLKRALYVLHKRKILENYWIDHDNWDELALYYSLRNNLLWFCTTLQTYLATLVLAPNCAKMRQDMQDAHDVDAMMRVHAAFLKQVVDEACLGSRLTPIRECFLDMLDLAIRLEQAQTVNMTKETERMQQFSRLSTRNLSPTPGTPGLKSKYVDSSDEEDDAERDESRTLKMGKPFMTVLKEIKSDYDRHLRFVCGGLRSVARATSDAQSAKWDILAEMFQTGCRDERPGYA; from the exons ATGGCATTTGCTGCAAGGCTGGGTGCTCTCACCGGAGAGCTCGTTGAGGCTGTCACTAGCTCATCAACCGAG ACAAACCCTCGATTCAAGGCCCAGCGCGACGCTGCTTTGCAAAGGTTAAAGTCGCATCCATATCTACGAACGAATCAATTCGAAGTCGAGCACCAACTCGACGGTCTAGAAGAAAGATTCCGTGTCAATGGCCGAGATGCGCTCGCTGATGCCCTCGTCGAGCGCCGGGAGCAGCTCCGGCAAATACACTCGAATTTCCACCCCGAAGTTCTATACCTGATTTTAGAACTCTCAGACCAACCGACATATTACTCAAAACTGAGTGACCTAGATGCGCTGAAAACGGGACCAAGCGATTCAGAGCTCGAACTGCGTTGGGAGGATATTGCCAAGGAGGATGGATGGGAAGACGACGCTTCGATGTGGAAGACGATAAAATACACGGACAGttcagatgatgagcttTACGAAGATGACTCCAAGAGTGAATCGGAGGCCAGCACTGACCTATCTGAGGTCCCGCTTGGAAGAACAGCCGAAGATCTAATTGTCAACCCTGAGGACATGACGAAACTGCACGAGATTCGAGGAGCGCAAGGATGGCGAACAGAAAAGCCCACAGACGCATCGGGCCATGCCCGAAAAGTGCCAGTAACGGAATTCCAGATCGTTCGAGAAGTTTTGTTCATGCTGCAAGGACTCGATACGACACTCTTTGGACCCAATGGCACTGTCAACCCAGCATTTCAGATGGCTCATCTGAAATGGGATACTCACAAAGCTCTTCTGAGCTACTTTTCTGAAGCAGGACGACAACTAGGTATTCTACGTGATTTTGTCAGCAAGTCACAGCGAGCATCGCATAttcaagttcttcaggatACTGTGGCCAAGCGACTCGACGATCTGGATAGAAAGTCAACGGGTATAGAGTCACGGCTTGTTGCGCCTGAGAATAATGTGCTTGTCAGCTTATTGTCGATCAAGGGAGAGTTGGCAACGTCGCTTGAACCATTATATTCTCTTTCAAATATCATCGCTCAGATACAGAATGTGCCCAATCAAGGTACATTTCGGTATCTTGAGCTCCTCTTTGACGATGCAAGCATGGCGCAATTGTCTGGAAAGCTGGACGTTTATGAATTTCTGGCACGTATCTTTGTCGAGTGCTTCAATGTCTACCTTCGCCCTATTCGCCTCTGGATGGAAGAGGGCAAACTTATCCCCGGcgacaagatcttcttcGTGTCACAGGCACCGAGCCAAGTATCACCTAGCAAGATTTGGCGCGAACAGTTTAGGCTACGTAGGACGGCCGATGGGAAATTACATGCCCCTAGTTTCCTCCAGCCAGCAGCTGCCAAGATATTTAATGCCGGCAAGAACATCGTCATCTTGAAGCGGCTGGGCCGCTGGATCTCTTCAGGCTCGGAATGGACGATTCAGGAACCTCCCCTACACTATGATACGCTTTGTCCTGAAGGACTTGAGCTTGCGCCGTTTTCAGAGCTTTTCGATGCTGCTTTTGATGCATGGATCCAGACTAAATACAACACATCCTCGACCACGCTGAGGAACACACTGTTTGAAGAGTGCGGACTCTGGTCTGCTCTTGACGCTATGGAGCGGCTGTATTTCATGTCTGATGGTGCCGCAACAGAAGCGTGGACTAGCAGCCTCTTCGGAAAACTAGATGCGTTGGATCCTAACTGGAACAACCGCTATAGCCTGACGAGTGTAGCACAAGAGGCATTCACAACTCTTGTCGACATGACGAGAATATCGATATGCATCAGTCCCACTGGGCTAAAGGTGCCACTCCTCAAGGCTCGCGACTCTGTCAAGTCAGTTCTTCCGAGTACAAAAGTCAACTATCGGGTAGCATGGCCGATTCGCATGATTCTGTCCGAAGACAGCAATACCCAGTATGATGCTATATTTACTCTCCTTTTGCAACTGAAGAGAGCTTTGTATGTTCTACATAAGCGCAAGATCCTCGAGAATTACTGGATCGATCATGATAACTGGGACGAGCTCGCTCTTTATTATTCACTACGGAATAACCTCCTGTGGTTCTGCACTACTCTCCAGACCTATCTTGCGACGCTGGTCTTGGCACCTAACTGCGCCAAGATGAGGCAGGACATGCAAGACGCTCACGATGTTGATGCCATGATGAGGGTTCATGCTGCATTCTTGAAACAAGTTGTTGACGAGGCATGTCTTGGGAGCAGATTAACACCGATCAGAGAATGCTTTCTCGATATGCTCGACCTGGCCATCAGACTAGAGCAAGCACAAACTGTTAACATGACAAAAGAGACAGAGCGGATGCAGCAGTTTTCTCGTCTCTCGACCAGAAACCTTTCGCCTACGCCTGGAACACCTGGATTGAAGTCCAAGTACGTCGATAGtagtgatgaagaggacgatgCTGAGAGGGATGAATCGAGGACCTTGAAGATGGGCAAGCCGTTTATGACTGTGCTCAAGGAGATTAAATCCGATTATGATAGACACTTGCGGTTTGTTTGTGGTGGCCTACGCAGTGTTGCCAGAGCTACAAGTGATGCGCAGTCTGCAAAGTGGGATATCCTAGCAGAGATGTTCCAAACAGGCTGTCGAGACGAAAGGCCAGGTTACGCTTAA